A single genomic interval of Deltaproteobacteria bacterium harbors:
- a CDS encoding type II toxin-antitoxin system MqsA family antitoxin has translation MKKSDRCASCGGLLMSKKINFDQHWGSDIVVFEAVPARVCVLCGEVWLSSPVLKKMDRILLERRKPCRRLSVPVWSLERLKAA, from the coding sequence ATGAAAAAATCTGACCGGTGTGCCTCGTGCGGCGGACTGCTTATGAGCAAAAAAATCAACTTTGACCAGCATTGGGGGAGTGACATCGTAGTCTTTGAAGCGGTGCCCGCCCGTGTATGCGTTTTGTGCGGGGAAGTTTGGCTAAGTTCGCCTGTCCTCAAAAAGATGGACCGGATCCTGTTGGAGAGGCGAAAGCCTTGTCGCAGGCTCTCTGTTCCTGTCTGGTCATTGGAGAGGTTAAAAGCGGCCTGA
- a CDS encoding DUF4258 domain-containing protein, translating to MQIQAIREKWKKGLWEMTLHARKRMGQRKITGKEIGEIVMQGEIIETYPDDKPFPSCLISGTIRGGFPLYVVCAVSDKVHVITAHWMDPKVWLDPKTRREKKNEKI from the coding sequence GTGCAAATTCAAGCAATCAGGGAAAAATGGAAAAAAGGTCTATGGGAGATGACCCTTCATGCCCGCAAGCGAATGGGCCAGCGAAAAATTACCGGCAAGGAAATCGGGGAGATCGTCATGCAGGGGGAAATCATCGAAACTTACCCCGATGACAAACCCTTCCCATCGTGTTTAATATCAGGTACAATTCGGGGCGGTTTTCCGCTTTACGTTGTTTGTGCCGTCAGCGACAAGGTGCATGTGATTACCGCCCATTGGATGGATCCCAAAGTATGGCTCGATCCAAAAACAAGAAGGGAGAAAAAGAATGAAAAAATCTGA